A region from the Hydrogenimonas sp. genome encodes:
- a CDS encoding tyrosyl-tRNA synthetase, with protein sequence MKGKDSETMIEEALNEIRRGAAEIITEEQIVELLKRYYEKGEPYYVKAGFDPTAPDLHLGHTVLLQKLATFQKYGAIVQFLIGDFTGMIGDPTGKSQTRKKLTQEEVKENAKSYEEQVFKILDPEKCVVVFNSDWLGKLTSYEMIELASKRTVARMLERDDFEKRFKGGQDISLYEFFYPLFQGYDSVVLKSDIEIGGTDQKFNLLMGRHLQRAYGVGKEQVVLMMPILEGLDGVQKMSKSLGNFIGVAEEPNVMFAKVMSISDELMWRYYELLSGRSLAEIEKLKADVESGKLHPKRAKEMLAEEIVERFHDRSAAVAACEEFNRVFRQKDIPTEIPEYEIEGPIWIAKALVEVKLEPSTSQARRDLQAGAVRIDQKKIEDKDLQLEAGEYILQVGKKKFARVKVK encoded by the coding sequence ATGAAAGGGAAGGATAGTGAAACGATGATTGAAGAGGCTTTGAACGAGATAAGACGCGGTGCCGCCGAAATTATAACCGAAGAGCAGATAGTGGAGCTGCTGAAGCGGTACTACGAAAAAGGTGAACCCTACTACGTGAAGGCTGGGTTCGACCCTACCGCTCCGGATCTTCATCTCGGTCATACCGTTCTGCTTCAGAAGCTGGCGACATTTCAGAAATATGGTGCGATAGTCCAGTTTCTCATCGGGGATTTTACGGGGATGATAGGGGACCCTACCGGAAAGAGCCAGACCAGAAAGAAGCTCACACAGGAAGAGGTTAAGGAGAATGCGAAGAGCTATGAGGAGCAGGTGTTCAAAATTCTCGATCCGGAAAAGTGTGTCGTGGTCTTCAACAGCGACTGGCTGGGCAAACTCACCAGCTATGAGATGATCGAGCTGGCGTCGAAAAGGACCGTGGCGCGAATGCTGGAGAGGGACGACTTCGAGAAGCGGTTCAAGGGCGGACAGGATATCTCCCTATACGAGTTCTTCTACCCTCTCTTCCAGGGTTATGACAGTGTGGTTCTGAAGAGCGATATAGAGATAGGCGGAACGGACCAGAAGTTCAACCTTCTCATGGGACGCCACCTTCAGCGTGCGTACGGTGTAGGCAAAGAGCAGGTCGTGCTGATGATGCCGATACTCGAAGGGCTAGACGGTGTCCAGAAGATGAGCAAGTCGCTCGGCAACTTCATAGGTGTCGCTGAGGAGCCCAACGTGATGTTCGCCAAGGTTATGAGTATAAGCGATGAACTGATGTGGCGCTACTACGAGCTTCTGAGTGGACGTTCTCTTGCTGAGATAGAGAAGTTGAAAGCCGATGTGGAGAGCGGGAAGCTCCACCCGAAAAGGGCGAAGGAGATGCTGGCGGAAGAGATCGTGGAGAGATTCCATGACAGATCCGCGGCTGTCGCCGCATGTGAAGAGTTCAACAGGGTATTCAGGCAGAAAGATATTCCGACCGAGATACCGGAGTACGAGATAGAGGGCCCCATCTGGATAGCCAAAGCTCTCGTAGAGGTGAAGCTCGAGCCCTCCACATCGCAGGCGCGACGTGATCTTCAAGCCGGCGCGGTGAGGATAGATCAGAAAAAAATAGAGGATAAAGACTTGCAATTGGAAGCCGGAGAGTATATACTTCAGGTAGGAAAGAAAAAATTTGCGCGTGTGAAGGTGAAGTAG
- a CDS encoding uridine monophosphate kinase — protein sequence MAKQRVLVKFSGEALAGESGYGVDTSILKFIAEEIKQLVDNGVEVGVVIGGGNIIRGVTAAKDGIIKRTSGDYMGMLATVINAVAMQEALEYLGMRVRVQSAIKMEQICETFIVRRAIRHLEKGRIVIFAAGTGNPFFTTDTAATLRAIEIGADMIIKATKVDGVYDKDPNRYPDAKKLHELSYDEALADNIKVMDDTSIALAKENRLPIVVCDMFRKGNLLSIIHGDYDKCSIVK from the coding sequence ATGGCGAAGCAACGGGTACTGGTGAAGTTTTCCGGTGAAGCCCTGGCCGGAGAGAGCGGATACGGGGTCGACACCTCCATTCTGAAGTTTATTGCCGAAGAGATAAAACAGCTTGTCGACAACGGTGTCGAAGTGGGCGTAGTGATCGGCGGAGGAAATATAATCCGCGGTGTCACCGCCGCCAAGGACGGAATCATCAAGCGCACCAGCGGCGACTACATGGGAATGCTCGCGACCGTAATAAATGCCGTCGCGATGCAGGAGGCGCTTGAGTACCTGGGAATGAGAGTCAGGGTCCAGAGCGCAATAAAGATGGAGCAGATATGTGAAACATTCATAGTCCGCCGTGCCATAAGGCACCTAGAGAAGGGACGCATCGTTATCTTCGCGGCCGGTACCGGAAACCCGTTCTTCACGACCGATACCGCTGCTACGCTGCGTGCGATAGAGATCGGTGCCGATATGATCATAAAGGCTACCAAGGTGGACGGAGTCTACGACAAGGATCCGAACAGGTACCCGGATGCGAAGAAGCTCCATGAGCTCAGTTACGACGAAGCGCTTGCGGACAACATAAAGGTGATGGACGATACATCCATAGCGCTTGCGAAAGAGAACAGGTTGCCGATAGTGGTGTGCGATATGTTCCGGAAAGGGAACCTGCTCTCTATAATCCACGGCGACTACGATAAGTGTTCCATAGTCAAATAG
- a CDS encoding GTP pyrophosphokinase, (p)ppGpp synthetase II / guanosine-3',5'-bis(diphosphate) 3'-pyrophosphohydrolase produces the protein MQPSIEPLLEKIRSVHTVSEAQSLLFETISPTQKITDALAFAKEAHEGQKRKSGDPYIVHPILVAAITASISSDETMVLAALLHDVVEDTPFGIDDIRERFGDDVAYLVEGLTKIVELRDSELVPSTSDEKLVTSALSFRKMLICSIEDVRVLVIKLCDRLHNMLTLDALSEAKRHRIAEETIVVYAPIAHRLGIAALKNRLEDLSFYYLFPKEYGKIDEYITSHSQDFQIRLNTFISKVKTLMVHNGFKADSFEIFGRVKHYYSIYLKMQRKGISIDEILDLLAIRILVREPIDCYRSLGTLHLNFKPLIARFKDYVALPKENGYQTLHTTVFDDTSIIEAQIRTFEMHRTAEYGIAAHWKYKQGGSNINIEWLKNLQYQNESIEEFYELVKNDLYSEDISVFTPGGDQVTLPRGATVLDFAYAVHSQVGERASAALVNKQPASLLSELKNGDLVRIITADRPIYHCTWIDAVKTSRAKSHMRTRCNKKRKEIDRLSAINILSATLGTGAEEVREWISTHSFEDQIYRVPRDLSFYREILHRYIAEKRKKSILPAILRRPQRKLKLYNFENFTVYSTESIGNVEFDYCCHPKRGDPIVAFKVGNKAVVHHKFCEKANALIEKGTPMLFIEWRESKMQRYRLLVTLKDEKGALAKLLAYLAKIECNIISIKLGDGTSQSNLCEVIFESKDHDQAHLKELLERKFKVIELVSVTDAYRQ, from the coding sequence GTGCAGCCATCAATAGAGCCGCTGCTTGAGAAGATCCGTTCCGTCCATACGGTTTCGGAGGCGCAGTCGCTTCTTTTCGAGACGATATCACCTACACAGAAAATCACCGATGCGCTCGCCTTCGCAAAAGAGGCTCACGAGGGGCAGAAGAGGAAAAGCGGTGACCCCTATATTGTCCACCCGATTCTTGTAGCGGCCATAACCGCCTCCATAAGTTCCGACGAGACGATGGTCTTGGCGGCGCTTCTGCACGATGTCGTCGAAGATACCCCTTTCGGCATAGATGATATAAGGGAGCGTTTCGGAGATGATGTGGCCTACCTCGTCGAAGGGCTGACGAAAATCGTCGAACTCAGAGACAGTGAGCTGGTCCCTTCTACATCGGACGAGAAGCTGGTCACTTCGGCTCTCAGCTTCCGCAAGATGCTGATATGCTCCATTGAGGATGTCCGCGTACTCGTCATAAAGCTCTGCGACAGACTCCACAATATGCTTACGCTCGATGCCCTGAGCGAAGCGAAGCGGCACAGGATCGCGGAAGAGACTATAGTCGTCTATGCCCCGATTGCGCACAGGCTGGGTATTGCAGCGCTCAAAAACAGGCTCGAAGATCTCAGTTTCTACTACCTCTTTCCGAAAGAGTACGGTAAGATAGACGAATATATAACTTCGCACAGCCAGGATTTCCAGATAAGGCTCAACACCTTCATTTCCAAGGTGAAAACCCTTATGGTGCACAACGGCTTCAAAGCGGACAGCTTCGAGATCTTCGGAAGGGTCAAGCACTACTACTCGATATATCTGAAGATGCAGCGCAAAGGTATTTCTATAGATGAGATACTCGATCTACTGGCGATAAGGATACTGGTGAGAGAGCCCATCGACTGCTACCGGTCGCTCGGAACGCTGCATCTCAACTTCAAACCTCTTATAGCCCGTTTCAAAGATTATGTGGCCCTTCCGAAGGAGAACGGCTACCAGACGCTCCATACCACCGTTTTCGACGACACATCCATCATAGAGGCGCAGATTAGAACGTTCGAAATGCACAGAACCGCCGAGTACGGCATAGCCGCGCACTGGAAGTATAAGCAGGGCGGCTCCAACATAAATATCGAGTGGCTGAAAAACCTGCAGTATCAGAACGAATCTATCGAAGAGTTCTATGAGCTCGTGAAAAACGATCTGTACAGTGAAGATATAAGCGTTTTCACTCCAGGCGGAGACCAGGTGACGCTTCCAAGGGGTGCAACGGTTCTGGATTTTGCATATGCGGTCCACTCGCAGGTGGGAGAGAGGGCCAGCGCCGCCCTGGTCAACAAGCAGCCGGCGTCGCTGCTCAGCGAACTGAAAAACGGTGATCTTGTAAGGATAATAACCGCCGACAGGCCCATATACCACTGTACATGGATAGATGCGGTGAAAACTTCAAGGGCCAAGAGCCATATGAGGACACGCTGCAACAAAAAGCGCAAAGAGATTGACCGCCTGAGTGCGATAAATATACTCTCCGCAACACTCGGAACCGGCGCCGAGGAGGTAAGGGAGTGGATCTCAACCCACTCTTTCGAGGACCAGATATACAGGGTGCCGAGAGATCTGAGCTTCTACAGGGAGATTCTGCACAGGTATATTGCCGAGAAGCGGAAAAAGTCGATTCTTCCGGCAATACTTCGGCGTCCGCAGAGAAAGCTGAAGCTCTATAACTTCGAAAACTTTACGGTCTACTCTACGGAGAGTATCGGAAACGTCGAGTTCGACTACTGCTGCCATCCGAAGCGGGGAGACCCCATTGTCGCTTTCAAGGTGGGGAACAAAGCGGTCGTGCACCATAAGTTTTGCGAAAAGGCAAACGCTCTGATAGAGAAGGGCACACCCATGCTTTTTATAGAGTGGCGCGAGAGCAAGATGCAGAGATACCGCCTTCTGGTAACACTCAAGGACGAGAAGGGGGCACTCGCCAAACTGCTGGCATATCTTGCGAAGATAGAGTGCAATATAATATCCATAAAGCTCGGTGACGGGACATCGCAGAGCAACCTCTGCGAAGTGATTTTCGAGAGCAAAGATCACGACCAGGCGCATCTGAAAGAGCTTCTCGAGCGGAAGTTCAAGGTGATAGAGCTTGTAAGCGTGACGGATGCCTACAGGCAGTAG
- a CDS encoding inorganic pyrophosphatase, protein MDISKIGSGECPDKVHALIEIPYGSNIKYEIDKESGAIFVDRVLYSAMFYPANYGFVPNTLADDGDPIDILVLNDYPVQAGTVIKCRLIGVLIMEDEAGMDEKLLAVPVTKIDPSYDAIESYEDLPKAQLNKIKNFFETYKMLEPNKWVKVKDFKGKDEAVKLLEAAEKNYR, encoded by the coding sequence ATGGATATTTCCAAAATAGGCAGCGGTGAGTGCCCGGACAAGGTCCATGCGCTTATCGAGATCCCGTACGGATCGAACATAAAGTACGAAATCGACAAAGAGAGCGGCGCAATCTTCGTAGACAGGGTGCTCTACTCGGCCATGTTCTACCCTGCAAACTACGGATTCGTTCCCAACACACTGGCCGACGACGGCGACCCGATCGACATCCTTGTGCTTAACGACTACCCGGTACAGGCCGGAACCGTAATCAAGTGTCGTCTCATAGGCGTTTTGATTATGGAGGACGAGGCAGGGATGGACGAGAAGCTGCTCGCGGTTCCGGTTACCAAGATCGACCCCTCCTACGATGCTATAGAGAGCTATGAAGATCTTCCCAAAGCCCAACTCAACAAGATCAAAAACTTCTTTGAAACCTACAAGATGCTGGAGCCCAACAAGTGGGTCAAGGTGAAAGATTTCAAAGGAAAAGATGAAGCTGTAAAACTGCTCGAAGCGGCGGAGAAAAACTACAGATAA
- a CDS encoding DNA-directed RNA polymerase omega subunit, translating to MRLEKKAAKALERANFNRYLLSAAVSKRANELAAGAEPLVDMDQKKHKFADIAIVEIAEGYLKIEGVEKS from the coding sequence ATGAGACTAGAGAAAAAAGCGGCGAAAGCACTGGAGAGGGCGAATTTCAACAGGTACCTCCTCTCCGCGGCGGTTTCAAAGAGGGCGAATGAACTTGCGGCCGGAGCGGAGCCGCTTGTGGATATGGATCAGAAAAAGCACAAGTTTGCCGATATCGCGATCGTGGAGATTGCGGAAGGCTATCTGAAGATCGAAGGTGTGGAAAAGAGCTAA
- a CDS encoding N-acetylmuramoyl-L-alanine amidase, which produces MKALLDQNRTLQIKALQGLIKASKILGLDPTRYKNALRAVAPELVAKNGTKKSLKSTQKPAASVQKYSTGKTGSKRPRLMKSKVINGRFEMEFDRKVARKSIKHFILERKGRVLYVFDLKNLKVPFSIKRFRGRGFKEIRVARFDPKTVRVVIETRAPYKPKLSADGRRVTITLPPSAKNEKSRSKESPAANLSSKSFSKAAGAAYGKKSYTVVIDPGHGGKDAGAVGYKRKREKDAVLAVAKRLKKVLEGRGFRVYLTRDRDIFIPLKNRTRFANRKKADFFISIHANAAPKRSSRFKSKGIETYFLSPARSERAKRVAAIENRADVNDLDRYTKNTYLSLLNNKKMVESNKLAIDLQKQILSSLRKKYRGVVDNGVREGPFWVLVGAQMPAVLIEIGYITHPTEAKRLFNPNYQKLLAEGIANGIESYIYHNGI; this is translated from the coding sequence ATGAAGGCTCTTCTTGACCAGAACAGAACTCTACAGATCAAGGCTCTGCAGGGCCTCATCAAGGCCTCCAAGATCCTGGGGCTCGACCCTACACGCTACAAAAACGCACTCAGAGCCGTAGCTCCTGAGCTCGTCGCAAAAAACGGTACGAAAAAGAGTCTGAAAAGCACCCAGAAGCCGGCCGCTTCCGTTCAGAAATATAGTACCGGGAAGACCGGATCGAAAAGGCCGCGGCTGATGAAGTCCAAGGTCATCAACGGCCGGTTTGAAATGGAGTTCGACCGTAAGGTGGCCAGAAAGTCGATAAAGCACTTCATACTCGAGAGAAAAGGGAGAGTTCTCTATGTATTCGACCTCAAAAACCTCAAAGTCCCCTTTTCAATCAAGCGTTTCAGGGGAAGAGGTTTCAAGGAGATAAGAGTCGCCAGATTCGATCCGAAAACCGTCAGGGTCGTGATAGAGACGAGAGCACCGTACAAACCGAAGCTTTCCGCCGACGGCAGGAGGGTTACGATAACACTGCCTCCGTCCGCAAAAAACGAGAAGAGCCGTTCGAAAGAGAGCCCGGCTGCGAACCTATCCTCAAAAAGCTTTTCGAAAGCTGCCGGTGCGGCATACGGAAAAAAGAGCTACACCGTTGTCATAGACCCGGGACACGGCGGGAAGGATGCAGGAGCGGTCGGGTACAAAAGAAAGAGAGAAAAAGATGCGGTACTGGCTGTCGCGAAACGTCTCAAAAAAGTGCTGGAGGGCAGGGGTTTTCGAGTATACCTTACACGCGACAGGGACATATTCATTCCGCTGAAGAACAGAACGAGGTTCGCAAACAGAAAAAAGGCCGATTTTTTCATCTCCATCCATGCGAATGCAGCGCCGAAGAGAAGCAGCCGCTTCAAGAGCAAAGGGATCGAGACCTACTTTCTCTCTCCCGCCAGAAGCGAAAGGGCGAAGCGTGTAGCCGCCATAGAGAACCGTGCCGATGTCAACGACCTGGACAGATATACCAAAAACACCTACCTGAGTCTGCTCAACAACAAGAAGATGGTAGAGTCGAACAAGCTTGCTATCGATCTTCAAAAACAGATACTCTCATCACTCAGAAAAAAGTACCGCGGTGTGGTGGACAACGGGGTGAGAGAGGGGCCGTTCTGGGTTCTGGTGGGTGCACAGATGCCGGCGGTTCTGATAGAGATAGGCTATATCACACATCCGACGGAGGCCAAAAGACTTTTCAACCCCAACTACCAGAAGCTGCTTGCCGAAGGGATTGCGAACGGGATAGAGAGTTATATATACCACAACGGCATATGA
- a CDS encoding enoyl-[acyl-carrier-protein] reductase produces the protein MEFKPVKIGKHTVRYPIIQGGMGVGISWDRLAGHVSLEGGLGVISSVGTGYYENRAYADKLVANRPLEVENFYSKKALVKIFENARKICGDAPLACNVLYAINDYGRVVADSCEAGADIIITGAGLPTNMPEFTTGYPDVALVPIVSSPKALRLICRRWEKRYGRIPDAVVLEGPLSGGHQGFTYEQCLMEEYQLENLIGPVVQEAAEWGGIPVFAAGGIWDKSDIERCIELGASGVQMGTRFIGTHECDAHNNFKEILLNAKKEDILLLKSPVGYPARGVRTNLIDLVEKREGPAIKCISNCVAPCKRGVEAKEVGYCIADRLSDAYMGDRELGLYFSGSNGYRIEEIISVKELMHRLVHGE, from the coding sequence GTGGAGTTCAAACCTGTAAAAATCGGAAAGCATACAGTGAGATATCCGATCATCCAGGGCGGTATGGGAGTCGGCATAAGCTGGGACAGGCTGGCCGGGCATGTGAGCCTCGAAGGGGGGCTCGGAGTAATAAGCAGTGTAGGAACCGGGTATTACGAAAACAGGGCCTATGCCGACAAGCTGGTGGCGAACCGCCCTTTGGAGGTAGAAAACTTCTACTCCAAAAAGGCCCTTGTAAAGATTTTCGAAAACGCCAGAAAGATCTGCGGCGACGCTCCTCTGGCATGTAACGTTCTTTATGCCATAAACGACTACGGCCGCGTTGTAGCCGACTCGTGCGAAGCCGGGGCGGATATTATCATAACAGGTGCGGGCCTGCCGACGAATATGCCGGAGTTCACCACCGGTTATCCCGATGTGGCGCTGGTCCCGATCGTCTCTTCGCCGAAGGCGCTTAGGCTCATCTGCCGACGCTGGGAGAAGCGTTACGGCCGAATACCAGATGCAGTCGTTCTTGAAGGGCCGCTGAGCGGCGGACACCAGGGCTTTACATACGAGCAGTGCCTGATGGAGGAGTATCAGCTTGAAAATCTGATAGGTCCGGTCGTGCAGGAGGCGGCGGAGTGGGGCGGTATTCCCGTTTTCGCCGCGGGGGGCATATGGGACAAGAGTGACATCGAAAGGTGCATCGAACTCGGCGCCAGCGGCGTACAGATGGGGACACGTTTCATAGGTACCCATGAGTGCGACGCGCACAACAACTTCAAAGAGATTTTGCTGAATGCGAAAAAAGAGGATATTCTCCTTCTCAAATCACCGGTCGGCTATCCGGCGAGAGGTGTCAGAACAAACCTTATAGATCTGGTGGAGAAGAGAGAGGGGCCTGCCATCAAATGTATAAGCAACTGTGTGGCACCGTGCAAACGCGGCGTCGAAGCGAAAGAGGTCGGCTACTGCATCGCCGACAGGCTGAGTGACGCCTATATGGGAGACAGGGAGTTGGGGCTCTATTTCAGCGGCTCCAACGGTTACAGAATCGAGGAGATCATCTCCGTAAAAGAGCTGATGCACAGACTCGTACACGGAGAGTAG